One Lepus europaeus isolate LE1 chromosome 7, mLepTim1.pri, whole genome shotgun sequence DNA segment encodes these proteins:
- the LOC133764378 gene encoding general transcription factor 3C polypeptide 6-like produces the protein MDSDFLSKCENKCKILGIDTERPILQVDRYVFAGEYEDTLGTCVIFEENVENVDADGSNRTVLKYKCHTMKKLSMTRTLLTEKKEGEENIGGVEWLQIKENDFSYRPNMICSFLHENEDEEVAAPAPEKPLELEEQEIQMKDSSNLGYEQEKPQHLEIGNSGPPADTSSEKEILFPWELKRLP, from the coding sequence ATGGATTCAGACTTTCTCTCCAAGTGTGAAAATAAATGCAAGATTTTGGGAATTGATACGGAGAGGCCCATTCTGCAAGTGGACCGCTATGTCTTTGCTGGGGAGTATGAAGACACTCTTGGGACCTGTGttatatttgaagaaaatgtCGAAAACGTGGACGCAGATGGCAGTAACAGAACAGTGCTGAAATACAAATGCCACACCATGAAGAAGCTCAGCATGACAAGAACTCTGCTGAccgaaaagaaggaaggagaagaaaacatAGGTGGAGTGGAATGGCTGCAAATCAAGGAAAATGATTTCTCCTATAGACCCAACATGATCTGTAGCTTTCTGCATGAGAATGAAGATGAGGAAGTCGCAGCTCCAGCCCCAGAGAAACCTCTGGAGTTGGAAGAGCAAGAGATCCAAATGAAAGACAGTTCAAACCTGGGTTATGAACAGGAGAAACCACAGCACTTGGAGATAGGGAATTCTGGTCCTCCTGCTGACACCTCTtctgagaaagaaattctgttTCCTTGGGAACTCAAGAGGCTGCCTTAG